The genomic window ATGTCGAGGTGCCCTTCGAGGAACTGAAGCCGGACTTCGAGCGCGCGTACAAGGCACTGGCCAAGCAGGTCAAGATCCCCGGCTTCCGTCCAGGCAAGGCGCCGGCCAAGCTGCTCGAGGCCCGCCTCGGCCGCGGCGCGGTGCTGGAGCAGGTCGTCAACGACGTGCTGCCCGGTCGCTACAGCGAGGCCGTTACCGCCGCCGAGGTGAAGGTCATCGGTCAGCCCGAGATCGAGATCACCAAGATCGAGGACGGCGAGCAGCTGGCCTTCACGGCCGAGGTCGACGTGCGCCCGGAGATCACCCTGCCGGAGTACGAGAACCTGGCCGTGACCGTCGACGCCTTCACCATCGGCGACGAGGACATCGAGGAGCAGCTGCAGTCGCTGCGTCAGCGTTTCGGCACCCTCACCGGTGTCGAGCGCCCGGTCCAGGACGGCGACTTCGTCTCCATCGACCTGTCGGCCACCGTGGACGGCGAAGCCGTGCCGGAGGCCTCCACCACCGGCCTGTCCCACGAGGTCGGCTCCGGCCAGCTCATCGAGGGCCTCGACGAGGCGCTGATCGGCCTGTCCGCCGGTGAGTCGAAGGACTTCACCTCCACCCTGGTTGCCGGTGAGCACGCGGGCAAGGAAGCCGTCATCACCGTCACCGTGCAGTCGGTCAAGGAGCGCGAGCTGCCCGCGGCCGACGACGACTTCGCCCAGCTGGCAAGCGAATTCGACACCCTCGAAGAGTTGAAGGCCGACCTGCGGAACCGGGTCGAGCGCAACAAGAAGGTGCAGCAGGCGGGCGAGATCCGCGACAAGGTGCTGGAGACTCTGCTGGAGCAGGTCGAGGTGCCGCTGCCCGAGGCGGTCGTGCAGGCCGAGATCGACGCCGTCACCCACGACGCGGTGCACGGCTTCGACCACGACGAGGCCAAGCTCGCCGAGGCGCTGGAGGCCCAGGGCTCCAGCCGCGAAGAGTTCGACAAGGACGCCAAGGAATCGGCCGAGAAGTCGGTGAAGACCCAGCTGTTGCTGGACGCCATCGCCGAGGCGGACAACACCCAGGTCGGCCAGGACGAGCTCACCGAGCGGATCCTGTTCCAGTCGCAGCGCTACGGCATGGCGCCGGAGCAGTTCATCCAGCAGGTGCAGCAGGCGGGCCAGCTCGGCGCGATCTTCGCCGACGTCCGTCGTGGCAAGGCACTCGCCGGTGTGGTCAACAAGGTGAAGGTGACAGACTCCGAGGGCAACGCGGTGGACACCGCCGAAATGTTCGGTGCCCCCGAAGATTCCGACACCGCGACCGACGCTCCCGCCGAGTCGGCGGTGGACGGCGACTCGACCGAGACCGCTGCGGCGAAGGCCGAATAATTTATGGAATGCCAGCGTGACAAGTGGCGGCAGGCTGCTGTGATTGCGCTGTGAACGAGCGAAGCGAGTGAACCAAAGACACAGCGCGCCCTCGCGAACAGTGCAGCTGAGCGCCAGCGAAGTTGCGCTGTGAGCGAAGAAAGGGCGGTACCGGGAGTTCGGTGCCGCCCTGCTTCGTTAATGTTTGTGACAACGAACCAGAGATGGCCGTCGGCCAACGAGCCGGTAAGAAAAGGCAGGTATCCGTGACAGTCAATCAGGCAGGGGTCGTCATGACATCCGCGACTGCTGGTCTCAACCTCAGCGATTCGGTGTACGAGCGCCTGCTCCGTGAGCGCATCATCTTCCTCGGCACCCAGGTCGACGACGACATCGCGAACAAGCTCTGCGCGCAGATCTTGCTGCTTGCGGCGGAGGATCCGACCAAGGACATCTTGCTCTACATCAACTCGCCCGGTGGTTCGGTGACCGCCGGTATGGCCATCTACGACACCATGCAGTTCGTCGAGTGCGATATCGCCACCTTCGGCATGGGCCTGGCCGCGTCGATGGGTCAGTTCCTGCTCACCGCGGGCACCAAGGGCAAGCGCTACGCACTGCCGCACGCGCGGATCATGATGCACCAGCCGTCGGCCGGCATCGGTGGTTCCGCCGCCGACATCGCGATCATGGCCGAGCAGTTCGCGCACACCAAGCGGGAGCTCAACGAGCTGCAAGCGCTGCACACCGGCAAGTCCGTGGAGCAGGTCACCATCGACGCCGACCGTGACCGCTGGTTCACCGCCAAGCAGGCGCTGGAGTACGGCTTCATCGATCACGTGATCGGTCACGCGAACCAGGCCAACGGCGTAGGCAACGACTAGGCGCCATCCGGACTCTTTGTCCGTTCAGCGCAGCAGCCGCTAACACACACAGACTTTGGAGACGAAGATGGCCAACCAGTTTGACCCACGCGCACTCGGCGGTATGGCACCGCAGAGCCCGCAGTCGCGCTACATCCTGCCGTCGTTCATCGAGCATTCGAGCTTCGGCGTCAAGGAATCCAACCCGTACAACAAGCTGTTCGAGGAGCGCATCATCTTCCTCGGCGTGCAGGTCGACGACGCCTCGGCGAACGACGTCATGGCACAGCTGCTGGTGCTCGAGTCGCTGGATCCCGACCGCGACATCACCATGTACATCAACTCGCCCGGTGGCTCGTTCACCTCGCTGATGGCCATCTACGACACCATGCAGTACGTGCGGGCCGACGTCGCGACCGTCTGCCTCGGCCAGGCCGCCTCCGCCGCGGCCGTGCTGCTCGCCGCCGGTACCCCCGGCAAGCGTGCCTGCCTGCCCAACGCCCGCGTCCTGATCCACCAGCCGTCGCTGGAGGGTGGCATCCAAGGTCAGGTGTCGGACCTGGAGATCCAGGCCGCCGAGATCGAGCGCATGCGTCGCCTGATGGAGACCACGCTGGCCCGGCACACCGGCAAGAACGCGGACCAGATCCGCAAGGACACCGACCGCGACAAGATCCTGACAGCCGAAGACGCCAAGGAGTACGGGATCATCGACCAGGTGTTCGACTACCGCAAGCTCAGCGCGCAGAAGAAGTGATCGGATCGGGCGAATCGCCGACCCCGGCGGCGATTCGCCCGTAAATTGCTGTACCCCAGGGAATTCCGGCCGGGATGTGTGCCACGTGGCATGCTGCCCGGCCGGACTGCTTCAGTCGCAAGGCCGGACCGGAAACGCTTCCGTCACCAGCACCGATGTACCCAGCGGCCGAAGCGGGAAAAGGCTGCTGAACGGATACAACGCGCTCCGGTGCCGTGAGAACTCGCACAACCCGGCGGAGAAACATGCTCGAGTTGTCGACCTCCATCGCACACACCAGGTACGGTCAACCTAGGGACCTTTGCTCCCGGTTGACAGCACTGCCCCACCCAC from Nocardia iowensis includes these protein-coding regions:
- the tig gene encoding trigger factor, which produces MKSTVEQLSPTRVRINVEVPFEELKPDFERAYKALAKQVKIPGFRPGKAPAKLLEARLGRGAVLEQVVNDVLPGRYSEAVTAAEVKVIGQPEIEITKIEDGEQLAFTAEVDVRPEITLPEYENLAVTVDAFTIGDEDIEEQLQSLRQRFGTLTGVERPVQDGDFVSIDLSATVDGEAVPEASTTGLSHEVGSGQLIEGLDEALIGLSAGESKDFTSTLVAGEHAGKEAVITVTVQSVKERELPAADDDFAQLASEFDTLEELKADLRNRVERNKKVQQAGEIRDKVLETLLEQVEVPLPEAVVQAEIDAVTHDAVHGFDHDEAKLAEALEAQGSSREEFDKDAKESAEKSVKTQLLLDAIAEADNTQVGQDELTERILFQSQRYGMAPEQFIQQVQQAGQLGAIFADVRRGKALAGVVNKVKVTDSEGNAVDTAEMFGAPEDSDTATDAPAESAVDGDSTETAAAKAE
- a CDS encoding ATP-dependent Clp protease proteolytic subunit, whose translation is MTSATAGLNLSDSVYERLLRERIIFLGTQVDDDIANKLCAQILLLAAEDPTKDILLYINSPGGSVTAGMAIYDTMQFVECDIATFGMGLAASMGQFLLTAGTKGKRYALPHARIMMHQPSAGIGGSAADIAIMAEQFAHTKRELNELQALHTGKSVEQVTIDADRDRWFTAKQALEYGFIDHVIGHANQANGVGND
- a CDS encoding ATP-dependent Clp protease proteolytic subunit; the encoded protein is MANQFDPRALGGMAPQSPQSRYILPSFIEHSSFGVKESNPYNKLFEERIIFLGVQVDDASANDVMAQLLVLESLDPDRDITMYINSPGGSFTSLMAIYDTMQYVRADVATVCLGQAASAAAVLLAAGTPGKRACLPNARVLIHQPSLEGGIQGQVSDLEIQAAEIERMRRLMETTLARHTGKNADQIRKDTDRDKILTAEDAKEYGIIDQVFDYRKLSAQKK